The segment GTGGGAGGTCTACGGCGTGCGCCACGGCTTCGCCGGGCTCATCGCCGGAGAGCTGGCGCCGCTGTCCGCCCGCGACGTGGGCGGGATCATGCAGCTGGCCGGGACCATCCTGCGCAGCGCCCGGGCGCCGGAGTTTCTGCAGGAGGCGGGGCGCCGCCAGGCCCTGGCCGTCCTGGAGAACCACAGGATCGACGCCCTCATCGTCATCGGCGGCAGCGGGTCCCAGGCCGGCGCCCACGCCCTGTCGCAGATGGGCTACCCCGTCGTCGGCGTGGCCTCCACGATCGACAACGACGTCTACGGGACGGAGATGACCATCGGCGTGGACACGGCCCTCAACATCGCCCTGGAGGCGATCGACCGGCTCAAGGCCACGGCCTCCGCGCTGCAGCGCGCCTTCCTGGTGGAGGTGATGGGACGGGACTGCGGCTACCTGGCGCTGATGGCGGGGCTGGCCGGCGGGGCGGAGGCGGTGGTCCTGCCCGAGGTGGAGACTGATCCGGAAGCCCTGATCGACGATCTGCGCGCGGCCTACGACCGGGGCAAGGCGCACAGCATCATCGTGGTGGCGGAGGGGGCGCGGTACGACGCCGAGTGGCTCAGTCATTACTT is part of the Armatimonadota bacterium genome and harbors:
- a CDS encoding ATP-dependent 6-phosphofructokinase — translated: MKRIAVLTSGGDAPGMNAAIRAAVRTGLDQGWEVYGVRHGFAGLIAGELAPLSARDVGGIMQLAGTILRSARAPEFLQEAGRRQALAVLENHRIDALIVIGGSGSQAGAHALSQMGYPVVGVASTIDNDVYGTEMTIGVDTALNIALEAIDRLKATASALQRAFLVEVMGRDCGYLALMAGLAGGAEAVVLPEVETDPEALIDDLRAAYDRGKAHSIIVVAEGARYDAEWLSHYFAEHRDRIGFTVRATILGHVQRGGVPTAFDRLLATRLAAAAVTELAAGRNGVLMGLRRGEVAAIPLADVASKQKTLDPKLLELVKVLAR